From Symphalangus syndactylus isolate Jambi chromosome 5, NHGRI_mSymSyn1-v2.1_pri, whole genome shotgun sequence:
CTATAAGGACAGAAAACACATCAGGGGTTATGAGATTCAGAGGGTCAGGAGGTGGCTATTATAAAGGGGATGCACAGGACAATTTTTAGGGTGATGGAGCTACTCTGTCTGCTACTGGAGTACTAGCTACAAGTATCTCTgtgtttgtcaaaacccatagaactgtaCACATTACAAAGAGTTCACTTTTAATGCATGCAAATTACAAAACCTCAACCAGAAGGTTGGGGAATCCCAGGATGGAACACAGACTGTGATAAGATACTCACTGAATTACAAACATGACCTCCatgagggggtgggaggaggagctgGCCTAAGTAAGTTGGGAAAGTGGTGTTCTTACTGGAAACACCAGCAGACAAAGGGAGCGATACTCTACTTGGCACATGCATTTCAAGTGAGAGCAGGCTAATGATTCCGAAGCTTCCACACAGGTACACTGGGCTTGAACAAACAGGTGAAGGCATGCTGGGTGGTTAGAGCCAGTGTCTCACTGTGGCGAGTGTGGAAGGGGGGTATGGATCGACAGTGGGGACGGGAATGGGTCCTGTAGGGCTGGCCTTGAGTCTGAGACATCAGTGTGAATCCAGGCTTAGTTCAGTggacagagggacagagacaAATCACTAAAGGCACAGGATATGATACGGTTTGGATGTGATccaaatgtgatccccaatgttggcaGATCtcccatgaatggcttggtgacTCCTCACGGTAATGAGTGAGTTCGTGCTGTCAGTCCACACGAGAGGTGGTTGTCGAAAAGAGCCTGacacccctcccctctctcttgctccctctgtgGCATGTGACACACTAGCTCCCacttttccttccaccatgactgaaaGCTTCTTGATGTcctcaccagaaacagatgctggctCCATGCtgcttgcacagcctgcagatccatgagccaaataaacttttttctttataaatgacccagcctcaggtattcctttatggcaatGCACATAGACTAACATGATATACAAATGGGTGAGTACACATACATACGTGTCCTAGCTCTCTCCACTGAGAGAGGCTAGAGCAGCAACTCTCCAGTGGCCAGGAGAACACCCAGCGCCCAAGGAAACAGGATCCCTGGAGAAAGGAGAAATTCAGGAAAGAAAGGCAAAGGCTGCAGCATATCTCTGCTTCCCTTCAGCCTGAGTTGGGGGAGACCCCCAGGGTTGCCCCGGGTCTAGCTGGAGCTCATTTTGTCATATGCTTCAACTCAGGTCCATCCCTTCAAAGTCAGTGACACCACTCATCTGTGCTGCCATCAGAGGGACTTTGACAAAATGGGACTAGACCTGCCCTGAGGCCCCTAACCTAGAAAATCCCCACACTCCCTTCACCCCAGCCTGCAGTATCCTAAAGCCAGCTAGGCCTGCTCTTCATGGTTCACCAGGCCACCTCGTGGGACACAGCTTTGCATGAAGAGACCATTGGTTTTCTTCCTCCACAGTTGCACCCGGAATCTCTGCCCGCAAAAGCTAAGGGGGAGAAAACGGCCAGTCCAGGTGTCTCACAGCTGCAGGCAGAGATCCTGGTGGACCCCCTCTGTAACCAGAAGGCACCCTGTGGGGGTCTCCCCTTTGTCTTGGGGCACCTCCACCTCTACCTACAGCTGCCTATGCCCCTGCGGCAGGCAGGGCAGGTTGGGAAAAATAGGTCCCAGCTGAGTCACACTGTTAGCTCCAGCCCAGACGGCTTCTTGGGCCAAGGCTGCTTCGGGCTGTGCTGTGCAGTACAAGAGTCTGTGTTTGTCTGGAATCCACGGTAAATAAAAAGGACATTCCCAAATGGCTCATGAAAATAACTTGCAAACAGCAGGGAGAAAATAGATCAtcttaaggaaaaaacaaaactcctaATCCACACTTCCTTCCCAGGCTCAGTTTTTCCCAAAGAGATGTTTTTATAAAAGTCATGAATGGGTTTTAAACACATATAATTGAAGGATGGTGAAAGCGGGCTTAAAAGGGATGAAATGCTGATTTAGTTAAAAGAGAGTGATGCAGAGAACTGGGGTCTGGACACCCATTCCCAAGGAGCCGCAGCCTGCAACGTGCCACATGTCCCTCCAGACACCCAAGGGCATATGCGCATGTATGAGGATATTTGTGTGAGTGCTTTGTGCATGTGGGAGCATGCTGCGCACATGTCCAAATATCCTGACCACAGAATCCTGCTTTCTAGAAAGGCACGTGCCATCGTGTGAATGGATGATACTTTACTTAAGTCATCCTGTTTGGTGGGCATTgggtgtttcctgacttttgtcACAAACACTGCTTCAGTGAACACATTTGTCATTGTCTTTACTCAATCGTGAGTACATTTGCAGAATAAAATCCTACAGAAGAAATCACTGAGTCACATGTGTGCAAACACAGTTTGTTTGAGTGATGTTGCTGGGGCCGTGGGGAGTCGAGGTGGGCAGAGCCTAGCGAGGGGTCCACACCAAAACTGGCCAGACACCAGCCACAAGGCCTCTGACCTCAGCCACACTCCCCAGGGGGCACCAGAGGAGCAGCGCCAGCATGCCCTGAAGACAGGACGAGTGCCCACCGGCAGTCAGCACCACCATAGGGAGGAGGAGCAGAGGAGGGCTGGGGAGACTCAGGCATCTGAATAAGACTGAGATTCCCATTAGGCTTTGCCCATCCAGGACCAGCTGAGAGGACTAGAAGCGGTGCTGAGTCCAATTGCCCTGTAGACCCTCCAGCCTGAGGAGCAAGGTGCAGTGGATGGGGACAAACTGTTCCAGAATTATAAGTGGGAAGCAGCTGCATTTATCTGCATGTAGGAGAAGCAGCCACATTCCCCTGTACCTGGAGGTCCACAGTATCTTCCCAGGAGAGGCAGGTCAGCATTTCTTATCCTGCCTCCAGCTGCCTGAGGTTAAGTTCAAGGTGAGGGTAACGAGAGGTGGGGGCTCCCTGATGTCCAGCCACCACTCATGACATGAAGGCTCTGCCTTGGGCACAGTGCTGCTGAGAATAGTGAGGCCCCACCAGAAGAGGTAAGCTGAAAAAACCCAAAGCTACTGCCCACCTCCATCCATCAAGTGCCTAGCTCCTAAGGTGGGACTATCACCTGGAGAGAAGTGCACTCttgtccccacccccagctcaaTAACCATTGCTTGGAGATTTTTCCCAGAGAACCTGAGGAGTTCATCTTGAGTCAGAACATATATCAAATTCAGTTCATATCCAcaaggattggttccaggactccccaaggataccaaaatccatgagtGCTCAAGTCTCTTGTATAGAATGgcctagtatttgcatataaaatacacacatcCTTCCATATGCTTTGAATCATTAAATTACTTATGCAAGGTAAATACTAATGCAATGTACATGCTAGGTAAAtatttgttatactgtattgtatagggaataatgacaaagaaaaaaggcagTTCAATATGGACACAACCatcttcttctttaaaaaaaaacaaataatattttctatctgCGGTTGGTTGAACACATGGCTGTGGAACTCAATGATAAGGAGGGCCAACAGTACCAACCTCCAGAACCACTCCTTCAAAGGATCCTGTATTTGATTGACTCCGTCTGTAGAGCAATTGAATCTCAAGGGCATTGTTGAGAACAACACCACAATCAGCCAGCAATTACTGGAGCTTAAAGCTGGTGTGGTCAGAGAAAGAGACAGTCAAAGAGGGACTGCCAAAACCACTGCCATCACTGTGACTGTGCAGCCAAGGCTGCCTGAAGAAGCAATAGCAAATGTTCAACACCAGGGGGAGTAGGTTTCACTTAAACAATCCAGCCCTTcactaaaaaataagtaaatagcaaGCTCTTTGGGGGAAATGGGGGCGAGCACCCAGAGTTGCTACAATATGTTGTCTGTTATCTAAAATATCCCagcaaaaaataatgaaacatgcTAAGAAACAGGAAAGCATCATCtgtacctcagaaaaaaaaaaacagcaaaagaaacttcctGTGAGAGTAACTCgatgtcagatttttaaaaataaattttatttgtctatatttgaggtttacaacatgatgttatgagaTACGTATACACAGAAAAATGGTTACAATAGTGATGCAGATGAACATAGTATCATCTCCCGTAGCTACTTTTTTGTGACGAGAGCAGCTAAATAGGTGTCAGATTTAACAAAGACTTTAAAGTGGCCATTATAATATGTTCAAGGAACTAAAGAAAGCCATGATTCAAGAAGTAAAGTATGATGACAATATCACATCAAATAGGAAACAGCAACAAAgagagataaattattttttaaatgaagatactGGAATTGGAAAGTacaataatggaaataaaattcaCTAGAGTTTTTAGTGGATTAAGctggcagaagattaaaactggaagGAGAAAGAATTCATTAACTTGAAGATAGATCAACAGAGAGTATGCaagccaaagaacaaagagaaaaataaatgaaaaatgaacagagcttcAGAGATACACGAGACACCATCAAGCATACTAGTATATGCATCATGAGAATACCaggagaggagacagaagagaaggaaaaatattcaaataaataatgacTGTAAAATTTCTTTAGTTGATTGAAAAACAATATACATCCaggaagctcaacaaactccaagtagGATAACCACACAGATCCACACAGAGTAAAATGTACTATATCTCAAATAGTAAAagtgctgggggaaaaaaaaagctgaaagccAAAATCAAgtagacaattttaaaaacctgcaaacaaacaaaacaaaacaaaacaaaacaaaaacttgtccCTTACAAAAGAATTCCTGTAAGATTCACCGCTGAATTcacatcaaggaaaaaaaaaatggtggccaAAAAGCACTGGaatcacatatttaaaatgctcaaacaggccaggcatggtggctcacacctgtaatcccagcactttgggaggccaaggcaggcagatcacctgaggtcgggagttcaagaccagcctggctaacatggtgaaaccccatctctactaaaaatacaaaaattagccaagtgtggtggcacacacctgtaatcccagctacttgggaggctgaggcagtagaatcacttgaacccaggaggcggaggttgcagtgagctgagattgtgccactgcactccagcctgagcaacggagtgagtctctgtctcaaaaaaataaaaaataggtccCTGCGGCGGGTGTGTTTCGGCCTGGCCTGGTCAGGCGCTTGTGCTGCCAGGGCGCCGGGCCCGGGGAGGCCGGGGTCTCGGGTGGCCACCGGCCCAGGAGCTGGACAGCAGCAGGATGGGGAAGGCGAAGTTCCCCGCCTCCAAGCGCGCCCCGAGCAGCCCCGTGGCTAAGCCAGGTCCTGTCAAGACGCTCACTcggaagaaaaacaagaagaaaaaaaaggtttggaAAAGCAAGGCGCAGGAAGTAAGCAAGAAGCCAGGAAGCGGCCCCGGTGCTGTGGTGCGACCTCCAAAGGCACCAGAAGACTTTTCTCTAAACTGGAAGGTGCTGCAAGAGTGGCTGCTGAAACAAAAATCTCAGGCCCCAGAAAAGCCTCTTGTCATCTCTCAGATGGGTTCCAAAAAGAAGCCCCAAATTATccagcaaaacaaaaaagagacctCGCCTCAAGTGAAGGGAGAGGAGACGCCGGCAGGAAAAGACCAAGAGGCCATCAGGGGCTCTGTTCCTTCAAGCTCCAAGATGGACAGGAAGGCGCCAGTACCTCGCACCAAAGCCAGTGGAGCAGAGCACAATAAGAAAGGAACCAAGGAAAGGACAAATGGTGATATTGTTCCAGAACGAGGGGACATCAAGCATAAGAAGCGGAAAGCTAAGGAGGCAGCCCCGGCCCCACCCACCGAGGAAGACATCTGGTTTGACGACGTGGACCCGGCGGATATCGAAGCTGCCATAGGTCCAGAGGCGGCCAAGACAGCGAGGAAACAGGTGGGTCAGAGCGAGGGCAGCgtcagcctcagcctcatgaaAAAGCGGGCCTTCGGCGGCCTGACAAGAGCCTTagccttggactgtgagatggTGGGCGTGGGCCCTAAGGGGGAGGAGAGCGTGGCCGCCCGTGTGTCCATCATGAACCAGTATGGGAAGCGCGTTTATGACAAGTACGTCAAACCAACCGAGCCCGTGACGGACTATAGGACAGCGGTCAGTGGGATTCAGCCTAAGAACCTCAAGCAGGGAGAAGAGCTTGAAGTTGTTCAGAAGGAAGTGGTAGAGATGCTGAACGGCAGAATTCTAGTGGGGCATGCTCTGCATAATGACCTAAAGGTACTGTTTCTTGATCACCCAAAAAAGAAGATTCGGgacacacagaaatataaaccTTTCAAGAGTCAAGTAAAGAGTGGAAGGCCGTCTCTGAGACTACTTTCAGAGAAGATCCTTGGGCTCCCGGTCCAGCAGGTAGAGCACTGTTCGATTCAGGATGCCCAGGCAACAATGAGGCTGTACGTCGTGGTGAAGCAGTGGGAGAGCATGGCCCGAGATAGTCGCCCCCTGCTGACCGCTCCAGACCACTGCAGTGACGACGCCTAGCAGTCCTGCCCTGCTGCTGCCGCCCCGCTACAGAGGCAATGTGACCACTCACAGGGACAGATCACATCTCCCCAGAGTGGCAACTCTGGTGAAACCTTTtcagaatcatggcagagggGCGTGGCGTGGTGCCACTGAGAACGTCCTCCTTCCTCTTGACTTTGTGGTCTGAAACCTGGTCTTACTGTCCATGTGTGTTTGGGCCCGGATGATCAGGGTGGGTAGCAGGGACTGCCGTGGGCACGCCTGGCCACGCTTTACCGACTGCTGACCCCCCTGGGCGAGGCGAGGACGGGGCCTATGGGCCGCCAGCCCATACGGTGCTGTCACCGCCCATCTTCGGTGACAACCTGGGGTGAGGTGCTCAGCACCTTCCTCTGGGGGAGCCACATTTTCATCCTTTGTCTTAAGGGACATGACAAGCTCTGTTGGTCTTGAGGGACCCAGACCAGGTGTCTGCAGTCAGCTGCTGAGACACGGCTGGCCGGCACAACAGGTGTTACATCAGGGGTTTCCTGTGGCCGTTTGGACTTTGAGCGTTTATCTAAATTAAACTGGCCCAGGGTTGGCTGGTGGGTCACCCAGCAGACGCTTCTCCCCATAGCATGAGGATGTGTCATCTGGGCACAGTGACTGCGGTTATTCCTGGAGGTCGGCAGACATGCCGACCTTGGGCTATTTGAGCTGGAGAAGCTATGTGATGCTAGCCGGTGGCTTTCTTGGCTAGGCCCCAGTTTGAGGCTCCCCTGGGAACTAGAGTCAGGAACAGCCAGTGGCACTGACAAGGGGACGGAGTCCAAGGCATTATTGGGCCACCTGACAGCTGGACAGAAAAGGTGCAGTCACACCGAGgatatgatttaaaataaaatcagatgttgactttgaaaaaaataaacaaaataaaaataaaaaataaaattctcaaaaagaaaaaaaaaaacctatatccagcaaaactatctttcaaacatgaagatgagctgagcatggtgacttatgcctgtaatgccagcacttgggaggcagaggtggaagaatggcttgaagccaggagtttgagaccagcctgcacaacttagcaagaccccatctctacaaaaaataaaatgaaaaataaatgaaggtaaaataaactctcaaataaacaaaaactgacagattTTGTTGCTAGCCGACTTCACTTCCCcacttacaagaaatactaaaagaagttcttcaggctAAAACAAAGTGACCCCAGAGGGTAATTAGAATCTACCCTAAAAAAACTCCAAAAAGTGCTGGTATAGGTAATTATGTAATCACATCGTATAATTGCAAAAGACAATATAAAATGCatgtttttttcattcttctcttaactgattttaaaagcaattatataaagttatatatatagaaTGTATAGTTggacatataacatataaaagtGCAATATATTTgccaataacaataaaaaggagGTAGGTGGCAACAAAGCCGTACTGGGCTGAAGAAATGACTACAGATGGTAACTTGAATCCACAGGAACAAAAGAGAAGaactagaaataagaaagaaggTTAATATAACAGAAGCTATTAATACATACccactcttctttcttctctaaacttctttaaaagacataaaattatataatgtaataaTTATTAAAGAGTCTTTGGGTTTGTAACAATAACGTAATATGTATAACAATAATATCACCAAAAGTGGGATAAAAGGAACAGAGCTATataaatgtttctatttattaCTAGAACTAAGCTAGTAGAAATACGAAACTGATGCTAATAATTTAGGGTGTATGCAGTAAGAGTTAGAACAGCCACTAaggaaataactaaaagaattgtgaaaaaaatcattaataaaattaaaatggtacaatagaaaatatttaacataaaggGGAATTAAGGACTGAAAAGACATAAAACATTTAgcacacaaaaagtaaaatagcAGATGTAAATCAAACTATAACATTAAATGTGGATGGATtaaataatccaatcaaaagacaaagattatcaggctggatttaaaaaaacatgatCTAACTATGTATTCTCTACAGGAGATGCACTAGGCCCAAAGACACAGTGGGATGAAACTAAGTGGATAGAAAAAAGATGTACCATGCATAAAGCAATCACAAAAAGTTGGAGTGGCTATACTAACATCGGACATCAGACAAGCTAGACTTTCAAACCAAAAAACGTTTGTCAAGATAAAGAGAGATATTTAAAAGTGGTAAAGGGATTACTCTATCAGGAAGAtaaagcaattatttaaaaattatgcaccCAATAATGGAGCACATGGAGGAAGCATCAACTgacagaaaggaagggagaaacagACAATTCAGCAATGAGAGTTATAGATTCAATACCGCATTTTCAATAATAGAGAAAAGGTTTCCAATAAGTAGTCTAAGTTTCTACCTCAAGAAACCGGGGAAGGGGCAAAATTAAaccaaaagcaagaaagaaggaaataagaagTAGAGGAATATAAATCCATTAAATtgactacagaccaatatctcccatgaatataaatgcaaaaatcctcaataaaatactagcaaaactaATGCAGTAACTACagaaaggattatacaccatgactgTGATGGTTAACTTGGCTCAGGGGCCAGTTGCTTGGTCAAACATTAGtccagatgttgctgtgaagttattttttaaattcaaattaataatttaatcaaTAGACTGAATAAAATCAAATTACCTGCCATCATGTGGGtggacctcatccaatcagttgaaggccttaagggAAAAGACTGAGGTCTCCAGAAAAATATATTCTGCCTCCAGATTGCTGTTGGACTCAACACTACGACACTGACTTGTGCTGGgatttccagcctgccagccagCCCTACATACTTCAAACTTGCCAGTCCCCAAAACAATGcaagccaatttcttaaaatctctctctccctccctcctacccTCCCGCTCCTTTTTCCTCTtgccttcccccctccctccccttcctcatcttccttccctttcccttctccctcacCTTCCCCCttaaacctctctctctctcattctttttgcttagaagtaGAAATGGCCAGACATGTGATTATATACCAATTATGGACTATGACCAATGGTCTGAAttgatggtcagggacttggaggGAATATaactggaaaattggtgacaaggaGGTCATGTGTATAGATCTCTGATATTATGTGTCAAGGTAGGTATGTGTATAGATCTCTCTGAATGGGCACAAAAAGTGAAGGTATTTGTGTCCCATGTGACAGCTCACCAAAGAGTGACCTCAGAAAAGGAGGAGCTTAATAATcaagtggaggcagggcacagtggctcacgcctgtaatcccagcactttgggaggctgaggcaggcagatcacaaggtcaagagttcaagaccaccctggccaacatagtgaaaccccgtctctactaaaaatacaaaaaagtacccgggcatggtgatgggcgcctataatcccagctactcgggaggctgaggcaggagactcacttgaacccaagaggcggaggttgcagtgatcggagatcacaccactgcactccagcctgggcgacagtgcgagactccatctcaaaaataatgataataacaataatcaagtggataggatgacacCAGTCAGCCTCTTTGTCCAGCCACCCTTGTCATCATCCATGGGCTCCTGAACaaaaagtggccatggtggcagggatggaagcTATGCATGGGCTGGGCAACACAGACTGCCACTCACGAAGGCTGACCCAGCAATTGCTCCCACTGTGTGCCCAATCTACCCTCAGCAGAGACAACACTGAGGCCACAACATGGTGCCATTTTCCAAAGTGTTCAGCCAAATAcgtggtggcaggttgattacacTGGACAGTTTCCATCACAAAAgggacagagttttgttcttacTGGAATAGACATTCTAgatattgattttctttccctGCACACGatgcttctgccaaaactaccatctgtggacttctagaatgccttatccaccatcatggtattccacacagtaTTGCTGATCAAGGAATTTACTTCACAGCACATGAAGTGTGGCCCTGGCTCATCCTTATGGAATCTATTGATCTTATTACGTTTTTGActatcctgaagcagctggcttcatagaatggtggaatggccttttgaaaatGCAGTTACAGCACCTACTAGGTGGCAACACCTTGTGGGGCTGGGGCAAGGTTCTCCAGCAGGCTGTGTATTCTCTGAATCCGTGTCCCATACAGGGTGCTATTTCTCTGATAGTCAGGATTTCTTCGATAGTCCAGTAATCTAGGGTGGAAATGGGAGTGGCACCATTCACTATTACACGTAGTGACCACTAGGACATTGTTTGCTTCCTGTCTCTGCAACTTTGTGCTGTGCTCTGCTCTTCTAGAGGTTTTAGTTCCAAAAGCAAGGAATGCTTCCACCAAGAGACACAATACTGATTCCattgaactggaagttaagactgcCACCCGGCCACTTTGAGCTCCTTGTGCAAATGAAGTAACAGGCAAAGAAGAGAGTTACTGTACTGGCTGGGGAAACTGATCTGGAATACAAACAGGAAACCGGACCGCTACTGCACACAGGAGATAAGGAAGAACACGTGTGGAATAGAAGAGCAACCTTAGAGCATCTCTTAGTactaccatgccctgtgattaaagtccataaaaaaaaacaaacagaacacaacgCAGGCAGAACTACTAATGGCCCAAACCTTTCAATAATGAAGTTCAGGTCACTTCATCAGGTGCtcgctgaaggcaaagggaatacagaatgcacagaagacaagggTAACTGgaaataccagctatgaccacgtgaCAGAAACAAGGACTGTAATTGTTATAAGTGcttcttccttattttgttacaaatatgtttgtgtgtatgtatttgaaaaaatatttgttttcttccgTCTCTTATTGCCTTATCATATAAGATGTATTAGTTTTATATCTTAGTATTTAAGTTACAGGATATCAAAGAAAAGTAAATGTCATTCAAggactttctgtctttttctgggGTAAGGGTTAGTGCATGTTTGGTTGTAGGCAGAATAGTTG
This genomic window contains:
- the LOC129481773 gene encoding RNA exonuclease 4-like isoform X1; the protein is MGKAKFPASKRAPSSPVAKPGPVKTLTRKKNKKKKKVWKSKAQEVSKKPGSGPGAVVRPPKAPEDFSLNWKVLQEWLLKQKSQAPEKPLVISQMGSKKKPQIIQQNKKETSPQVKGEETPAGKDQEAIRGSVPSSSKMDRKAPVPRTKASGAEHNKKGTKERTNGDIVPERGDIKHKKRKAKEAAPAPPTEEDIWFDDVDPADIEAAIGPEAAKTARKQVGQSEGSVSLSLMKKRAFGGLTRALALDCEMVGVGPKGEESVAARVSIMNQYGKRVYDKYVKPTEPVTDYRTAVSGIQPKNLKQGEELEVVQKEVVEMLNGRILVGHALHNDLKVLFLDHPKKKIRDTQKYKPFKSQVKSGRPSLRLLSEKILGLPVQQVEHCSIQDAQATMRLYVVVKQWESMARDSRPLLTAPDHCSDDA
- the LOC129481773 gene encoding RNA exonuclease 4-like isoform X2; amino-acid sequence: MGKAKFPASKRAPSSPVAKPGPVKTLTRKKNKKKKKVWKSKAQEVSKKPGSGPGAVVRPPKAPEDFSLNWKVLQEPSGALFLQAPRWTGRRQYLAPKPVEQSTIRKEPRKGQMVILFQNEGTSSIRSGKLRRQPRPHPPRKTSEELEVVQKEVVEMLNGRILVGHALHNDLKVLFLDHPKKKIRDTQKYKPFKSQVKSGRPSLRLLSEKILGLPVQQVEHCSIQDAQATMRLYVVVKQWESMARDSRPLLTAPDHCSDDA